In the genome of Acidobacteriota bacterium, one region contains:
- a CDS encoding DUF2914 domain-containing protein translates to MMDATGRDRAARARRQDPMPAVGETLRREREKRGESLEAVAKATRINVRLLTALEAGRYEQLPGRVYTKGFVAAYARHLGLDPEPLIRSYLAEEEALARSGRLDAPADVVEQLRQTVGRRRSPRKAGSRWRRVAFPAAALLALILVAGLWGRTGQDWGFARGKREPAAPSAAAGAPEEASVPGGEPEPMAADTAPSGTAGKSSAAAAPQPPPKVEGQAAPPRRPREEAREAGSGARKESARAPVEVPRDAGGQAHPGTAARGGPADEGPRLSVRDFGVGTAVVARQLKGASDRFAGGTTVYFWTRVLGGRPGDAVDHVWFHEGRLVGRVRLPIGGPHWRTYSRRTLPRNCRGSWTVEARDAAGRVLARSAFRCEPSGG, encoded by the coding sequence ATGATGGACGCGACGGGCCGAGATCGCGCCGCGCGGGCGCGGCGGCAGGATCCGATGCCGGCCGTAGGCGAAACGCTCCGGCGGGAGCGGGAAAAGCGAGGTGAGTCGCTCGAAGCGGTCGCAAAGGCGACGCGCATCAACGTCCGTCTGCTCACCGCCCTCGAGGCCGGCCGTTACGAACAACTTCCCGGCCGCGTCTACACCAAAGGATTCGTGGCGGCGTACGCGCGGCACCTCGGGCTCGATCCCGAACCGCTGATCCGCTCCTATCTCGCCGAAGAGGAGGCGCTCGCCCGCTCCGGCCGGCTGGACGCTCCGGCCGATGTGGTGGAGCAGCTCCGGCAAACCGTGGGGCGCCGGCGGTCCCCCCGCAAGGCTGGCTCCCGATGGCGGCGGGTGGCGTTTCCCGCCGCCGCCCTCCTCGCCCTGATCCTCGTCGCTGGGTTGTGGGGCCGCACCGGCCAGGATTGGGGCTTCGCCCGCGGGAAACGCGAGCCTGCGGCCCCTTCTGCCGCCGCGGGAGCGCCCGAAGAAGCTTCCGTCCCCGGAGGCGAGCCGGAACCGATGGCGGCCGACACAGCGCCGTCCGGGACCGCCGGGAAATCTTCCGCGGCGGCCGCACCCCAACCGCCCCCGAAGGTGGAGGGCCAAGCGGCGCCGCCGCGCCGCCCTCGGGAGGAGGCCCGCGAAGCCGGGTCCGGCGCGAGGAAGGAGTCGGCGCGAGCGCCGGTGGAGGTCCCGCGGGACGCCGGCGGGCAGGCGCACCCGGGGACGGCGGCAAGGGGCGGTCCGGCCGACGAGGGCCCGCGCCTGAGCGTGCGCGACTTTGGGGTCGGCACCGCCGTGGTGGCGCGCCAACTGAAGGGGGCGTCCGACCGGTTCGCCGGCGGGACGACGGTCTATTTCTGGACGCGCGTGCTCGGCGGCCGGCCGGGAGACGCGGTGGACCACGTCTGGTTTCACGAGGGTCGATTGGTGGGCCGCGTACGCCTGCCGATCGGCGGCCCGCACTGGCGCACCTACAGCCGGCGGACTCTCCCGCGCAACTGTCGGGGCTCGTGGACGGTCGAGGCACGGGACGCCGCCGGGCGGGTCCTCGCCCGAAGCGCCTTCCGGTGCGAGCCGTCCGGAGGATGA